The following proteins come from a genomic window of Mammaliicoccus sp. Marseille-Q6498:
- a CDS encoding GRP family sugar transporter, protein MEYLIALLPALFWGSVVLINVKVGGGPYNQILGTTIGAFIVGLFLFVFGDVHFTSTTIIIGIVSGVFWALGQGFQLRSVELVGVSITMPISTGMQLLGTTLFSAAFLGEWSTGTQVTLGFTGLILLIVGVIFTSVQKKGSGSGNSAKNIGKAIPILLISSVGYVVYVVIGQVFGVEGWDALFPQSIGMVIGGIVLSFKHKPTVSKTTVNLLPGIVWALGNMFLFISQPKVGVGTSFSLSQLLVIVSTLGGIFLLGEQKSKRQMVFIWIGIVLIIVAAFIIGAAKG, encoded by the coding sequence ATGGAATATCTTATAGCTCTGTTACCAGCATTGTTCTGGGGGAGCGTAGTATTAATTAACGTTAAAGTCGGCGGTGGACCTTACAATCAAATTTTAGGTACTACAATCGGCGCTTTTATTGTTGGATTATTCCTATTCGTCTTTGGAGATGTGCATTTCACATCTACTACAATCATAATAGGTATAGTTTCAGGTGTTTTCTGGGCACTTGGTCAAGGTTTTCAACTTCGCAGTGTTGAATTAGTTGGTGTTTCAATCACAATGCCAATCTCAACAGGTATGCAATTACTTGGTACAACTTTATTCAGTGCAGCATTCTTAGGTGAATGGTCTACTGGTACTCAAGTAACACTTGGTTTCACTGGTTTAATTTTATTAATCGTTGGTGTAATCTTTACATCTGTTCAGAAAAAAGGTTCTGGCAGTGGTAATAGCGCGAAGAATATCGGGAAAGCAATTCCTATACTTCTTATTTCATCCGTTGGTTACGTTGTATACGTAGTTATCGGACAAGTATTTGGTGTAGAAGGTTGGGACGCATTATTCCCTCAATCAATCGGTATGGTAATTGGTGGTATTGTATTATCATTCAAACATAAACCTACTGTATCAAAAACTACAGTAAACTTATTACCAGGTATCGTTTGGGCATTAGGTAATATGTTCCTATTTATATCTCAACCAAAAGTTGGTGTTGGAACTAGTTTCTCTTTATCACAATTATTAGTAATTGTTTCAACATTAGGTGGAATATTCTTACTTGGTGAACAAAAATCAAAACGCCAAATGGTATTCATTTGGATAGGTATCGTACTTATTATCGTAGCAGCATTTATTATCGGGGCAGCAAAAGGTTAA
- a CDS encoding GNAT family N-acetyltransferase — protein sequence MNILPLKQIDLVAQYLMEKNNQNENHVEYIPDNIEEISNALQNKFNENSFYYIELNQQIVGALGFEKINKDTVNVWGPIVNNTSDELLTTLTEIWTTLLENHPTIKYCHISLHKDHILNNSKLKTLHAGYVETNYTLEIHQTPHDIDQKHQLIQYSKPYYYSFSRLHSKSFKDSDVSSDDIVKSLGENHALYLYIAEGLVKGYIYLSIDTSKQLATIPYLASHRDYRKQGIAFQMIHYATTEAFKHKDVKTVRIHVDSKKHEQIQLLYEKVGFEIINETHHFKYVKSI from the coding sequence ATGAATATACTGCCACTTAAGCAAATCGATCTCGTAGCTCAATATTTAATGGAAAAGAATAACCAAAATGAAAACCATGTGGAATATATACCTGATAATATAGAAGAGATTTCGAACGCTTTACAAAATAAATTCAATGAAAATTCATTTTACTATATTGAATTGAATCAACAAATTGTCGGCGCATTAGGCTTTGAAAAAATTAATAAAGATACTGTAAATGTTTGGGGACCAATCGTAAATAACACTTCAGATGAACTTTTGACCACTTTAACAGAAATATGGACAACACTTTTAGAAAATCATCCAACGATCAAGTATTGTCATATCTCACTACATAAAGATCATATTCTAAACAATAGTAAGCTTAAGACGTTACATGCAGGTTATGTAGAAACAAATTATACACTCGAAATTCATCAAACCCCTCATGATATCGATCAAAAGCATCAACTCATTCAATATAGTAAGCCGTATTATTACTCATTTTCTAGATTACATTCTAAAAGTTTTAAAGATAGCGATGTAAGTTCAGACGATATTGTAAAATCTTTAGGCGAAAATCATGCACTATACTTATATATTGCTGAAGGATTAGTAAAAGGATATATTTATTTATCAATAGATACCTCAAAACAACTAGCTACAATCCCCTACTTAGCTTCTCATAGAGACTATAGGAAACAAGGTATCGCCTTTCAAATGATTCATTACGCTACGACGGAAGCTTTTAAACATAAAGATGTAAAAACAGTACGCATACATGTCGATAGTAAGAAACATGAACAAATACAATTATTGTATGAAAAAGTTGGATTTGAAATAATAAACGAAACACATCATTTTAAATATGTAAAAAGTATATAA
- a CDS encoding DNA topoisomerase III, with amino-acid sequence MKALILAEKPSVGRDIAKALGVHDQKKGYFENNQYIVTWALGHLVTNATPEEYDKKFKEWNLNVLPIMPDYMKHVVIKKTRSQYNTVQHLMKRDDVKSIIIATDAGREGELVARLIIEKAKVKKPLQRLWISSVTEKAIRDGFKNLKPGKAYDNLYKAALSRSEADWIVGINATRALTTKYDAQLSCGRVQTPTLNLVQMRQNEIQSFKPEKYYQMNIEVEGYKFKWMTQQGDKTFDLQKIEQLRDKLQNKKGTIKKINKKKKTKYPQKLYDLTSLQQTAYQRYKMGAKETLNTMQTLYEQHKVLTYPRTDSNYLTTDMVSSLKERVSSLSVTPLKAYSVPLLKQEIRAGKHFVDNQKVSDHHAIVPTEVRPNMSQLSPREEKIYMLVAERFLEVLLPPYQYEETTVEIECEGETFKLVQEVATDLGFKKIHQEETIVKALPFKENQVATIQKVNIISKETEPPPYFNEGTLLKAMESPQLFFKLKDKKMSQTLNETGGIGTVATRADIIEKLFSSNVIEAVQGKIKVTPKGKQLLNLAPEQLTSPELTAQWEMKLTQIEKGQYQKESFMKEMRDFTKEIIADIKNSEDKFKHDNVTTTECPTCGKFMLKVKTRNGQMLVCQDPTCKTKKNQQRQTNARCPNCKKKLTLYGTGKNATYRCVCGHTETQEHMDKRLKNKKTGKIGKNEMKKYMKNEEVENNPFKDALKDLKL; translated from the coding sequence ATGAAAGCATTAATTCTTGCAGAGAAGCCATCAGTTGGTCGTGACATAGCAAAAGCACTAGGTGTTCATGATCAAAAGAAAGGCTACTTTGAGAATAACCAATATATTGTAACGTGGGCATTAGGTCATCTCGTTACAAATGCAACGCCGGAAGAATACGATAAGAAATTTAAAGAATGGAATTTGAATGTTTTACCTATTATGCCAGACTATATGAAGCATGTCGTGATTAAAAAAACACGAAGTCAGTATAATACTGTTCAACATTTAATGAAACGTGACGATGTTAAGTCTATTATTATAGCAACAGATGCTGGTAGAGAAGGTGAACTTGTAGCACGTCTTATCATTGAAAAGGCTAAAGTTAAAAAGCCACTACAAAGACTATGGATTAGTTCTGTTACTGAAAAAGCTATAAGAGATGGATTTAAAAATTTAAAACCTGGTAAAGCTTATGACAATTTATATAAAGCAGCACTAAGTAGAAGTGAGGCTGATTGGATAGTAGGAATTAATGCTACAAGAGCACTTACAACGAAATATGATGCGCAATTATCATGTGGTAGGGTACAAACGCCAACGTTAAATCTCGTTCAAATGAGACAAAATGAAATTCAATCATTTAAACCTGAAAAATATTATCAAATGAATATTGAAGTTGAAGGTTATAAATTCAAATGGATGACGCAACAAGGAGATAAAACGTTTGATTTACAAAAAATTGAACAGTTAAGAGATAAGTTGCAAAATAAAAAAGGCACAATTAAAAAAATTAACAAAAAGAAAAAAACAAAATATCCTCAAAAACTGTATGATTTAACAAGCTTACAACAAACGGCATATCAACGATACAAAATGGGTGCAAAAGAAACACTTAATACTATGCAAACGTTGTATGAACAACATAAAGTATTAACTTATCCACGAACAGATTCCAATTATCTTACGACAGATATGGTTTCATCACTTAAAGAAAGAGTTTCTTCATTAAGTGTTACACCATTAAAAGCATATTCAGTACCGTTATTAAAACAAGAAATCCGTGCTGGGAAACATTTTGTAGATAATCAAAAAGTATCAGACCACCATGCGATCGTACCAACGGAAGTAAGACCTAATATGTCACAACTGTCACCTAGAGAAGAAAAAATATACATGTTAGTTGCAGAAAGATTTTTAGAAGTGTTATTACCGCCATATCAATATGAAGAAACAACAGTAGAAATAGAATGTGAAGGCGAAACATTTAAGCTTGTACAAGAAGTTGCTACTGACTTAGGATTCAAAAAAATCCATCAAGAAGAAACGATTGTAAAAGCATTACCTTTTAAAGAAAATCAAGTAGCAACAATTCAAAAAGTTAACATTATAAGTAAAGAAACTGAACCACCACCATACTTTAACGAAGGAACTTTGCTTAAAGCTATGGAATCCCCACAATTATTCTTTAAATTAAAAGATAAAAAGATGTCACAGACGTTAAATGAAACTGGGGGAATTGGCACTGTTGCTACAAGAGCAGATATTATAGAAAAATTATTTAGTTCTAATGTCATTGAGGCAGTTCAAGGTAAAATTAAAGTTACACCTAAAGGGAAGCAATTATTAAATTTAGCACCAGAACAACTTACTTCTCCAGAGCTGACAGCACAATGGGAAATGAAACTGACTCAAATAGAAAAAGGTCAATATCAAAAAGAATCTTTCATGAAAGAAATGAGAGATTTTACGAAAGAAATCATTGCAGACATTAAGAATAGTGAAGATAAATTCAAACACGATAATGTCACGACGACCGAATGTCCTACATGCGGTAAGTTTATGTTAAAAGTGAAAACTAGAAATGGTCAAATGCTAGTATGTCAAGATCCGACATGTAAGACTAAGAAAAATCAACAAAGACAAACAAATGCAAGATGTCCAAATTGTAAGAAGAAGTTAACGTTATATGGTACAGGCAAAAATGCTACTTACAGATGTGTCTGCGGTCATACTGAAACGCAAGAGCATATGGATAAAAGACTTAAAAATAAAAAAACAGGTAAAATCGGTAAGAATGAAATGAAGAAATATATGAAGAATGAAGAAGTGGAAAACAATCCATTCAAAGATGCTTTAAAAGATTTAAAACTTTAA
- a CDS encoding NCS2 family permease: protein MKRYFKFDELGTNYKREILGGLTTFLSMAYILAVNPSMLSLASVKNIPDSMRMDQGSVFVATALAALVGCLFMGIIAKYPIALAPGMGLNAFFAFTVVLTMGIPWQTGLTGVLFSGVIFALLTMSGLREVIINAIPFELKMAVSSGIGLFITFVGLQGAGIVKKEDSTLVTLGTMHNPEVILAVFGIIITVILMAKKLPGAIFIGMVLTAIVGLITGQIAMPESVVGKVPSVSPTFGAAFDAFGDLSTIFNVKFLIVVLTFLFIDFFDTAGTLVAVANQAGLMKDNKLPRAGKALFSDSLATIVGAIFGTSTTTSYIESSAGVAVGAKTGFASVVTGICFLAALLFSPLMAVVTSAVTAPALVIVGVLMVSNLGKIDWQKFEIAVPAFLTMIMMPLTYSIATGIACGFIFYPITMLVAKRHKEVHPIMYGLFVIFVGYFVFVHA, encoded by the coding sequence ATGAAACGATACTTTAAATTTGATGAATTAGGTACAAACTATAAAAGGGAAATACTTGGTGGTTTAACAACATTTTTATCAATGGCATACATATTAGCAGTTAATCCATCAATGCTTAGTTTAGCAAGTGTAAAGAACATACCTGATTCAATGAGAATGGATCAAGGCTCAGTATTTGTTGCAACTGCGTTAGCTGCATTAGTAGGGTGTTTGTTTATGGGGATTATTGCGAAGTATCCTATAGCGCTCGCTCCCGGTATGGGCTTGAATGCATTTTTTGCGTTTACTGTTGTATTAACAATGGGAATACCTTGGCAAACTGGTTTAACAGGCGTTCTGTTCTCTGGTGTGATATTTGCTTTACTGACAATGAGTGGTTTGAGGGAAGTCATAATCAATGCGATACCGTTTGAACTAAAAATGGCGGTCTCCTCGGGTATTGGTTTGTTTATTACATTTGTAGGTTTACAAGGAGCAGGTATTGTAAAAAAAGAAGATTCAACTTTAGTTACGTTAGGTACTATGCACAATCCTGAAGTTATATTAGCAGTATTCGGAATTATTATCACAGTTATTTTAATGGCAAAAAAATTACCTGGTGCTATATTTATAGGTATGGTGTTAACTGCAATTGTCGGATTGATAACAGGTCAAATCGCTATGCCTGAAAGCGTAGTTGGTAAAGTACCAAGTGTATCACCAACATTCGGAGCTGCATTTGATGCTTTTGGTGATTTATCTACTATATTTAATGTGAAGTTCTTAATCGTTGTTTTAACTTTCTTATTTATTGATTTCTTTGATACTGCTGGAACATTAGTTGCAGTAGCAAATCAAGCAGGATTAATGAAAGATAATAAATTACCTAGAGCAGGTAAAGCATTATTTTCTGATTCATTAGCAACTATTGTAGGTGCTATATTCGGTACATCTACTACAACTAGTTACATAGAATCAAGTGCAGGTGTTGCAGTAGGCGCAAAAACGGGATTTGCGAGTGTTGTAACAGGTATTTGTTTCTTAGCAGCTTTATTATTCTCTCCATTAATGGCAGTTGTAACAAGTGCGGTAACAGCTCCAGCTTTAGTAATCGTTGGTGTATTAATGGTTAGTAATTTAGGAAAAATAGATTGGCAGAAATTCGAAATTGCTGTTCCAGCATTTTTAACGATGATCATGATGCCATTAACTTATTCTATTGCAACTGGTATTGCGTGTGGATTCATATTCTATCCAATTACAATGCTTGTAGCGAAAAGGCATAAAGAAGTTCATCCAATTATGTACGGTTTATTTGTAATATTTGTAGGATACTTTGTATTTGTACATGCATAA
- the rpsJ gene encoding 30S ribosomal protein S10: MAKQKIRIRLKAYDHRMIDQSAEKIVETAKRSGAQVSGPIPLPTEKAVYTVIRAVHKYKDSREQFEQRTHKRLIDILNPTPKTVDALMGLNLPSGVDIEIKL, from the coding sequence ATGGCAAAACAAAAAATTCGTATCCGTTTAAAAGCGTATGATCATCGTATGATCGATCAATCAGCAGAAAAAATTGTTGAAACAGCTAAACGTTCAGGAGCTCAAGTGTCTGGTCCGATTCCGTTACCAACTGAAAAAGCAGTTTATACAGTAATCCGTGCCGTTCATAAATACAAAGATTCACGTGAGCAATTCGAACAACGTACGCATAAACGTTTAATCGACATTCTTAACCCTACACCTAAAACAGTTGATGCTCTTATGGGCTTAAACTTACCATCTGGTGTAGACATCGAAATCAAATTATAA
- the rplC gene encoding 50S ribosomal protein L3, which translates to MTKGILGRKIGMTQVFAENGELIPVTVVEASQNVVLQKKTEEVDGYNAVQIGFEDKQAYKKDRKSNKYATKAAEGHAKKAGSAPKRFTREFRNIDVSAFEVGQEVTVDTFKAGDIIDATGVSKGKGFQGSIKRHGFSRGPMSHGSRYHRGSGSMGMASDASKVFKGKELPGRMGGNTVTMQNLEVVKVDTENNVVLVKGNVPGPKKGLVKLTTSIKKGNK; encoded by the coding sequence ATGACCAAAGGAATCTTAGGAAGAAAAATTGGAATGACTCAAGTATTCGCAGAAAACGGTGAATTAATACCAGTTACTGTAGTAGAAGCTAGTCAAAACGTAGTATTACAAAAGAAAACTGAAGAAGTAGACGGCTACAACGCTGTTCAAATCGGTTTTGAAGACAAACAAGCATATAAAAAAGATCGTAAATCTAATAAATATGCTACAAAAGCTGCTGAAGGCCATGCTAAAAAAGCTGGATCAGCACCTAAGCGCTTCACTCGTGAATTCAGAAACATTGATGTTTCAGCATTCGAGGTAGGTCAAGAAGTCACTGTAGATACTTTCAAAGCAGGAGACATTATTGATGCAACAGGCGTTTCTAAAGGTAAAGGTTTCCAAGGCTCAATTAAACGCCATGGTTTCTCTCGTGGACCAATGAGTCACGGTTCTCGTTACCATAGAGGTTCTGGTTCAATGGGTATGGCTTCAGATGCTTCTAAAGTATTTAAAGGTAAAGAATTACCAGGCCGCATGGGTGGAAATACTGTAACTATGCAAAACTTAGAAGTTGTTAAAGTAGATACTGAAAACAACGTAGTTTTAGTTAAAGGTAATGTTCCAGGCCCTAAAAAAGGTTTAGTAAAACTTACAACTTCAATTAAAAAAGGTAATAAATAA
- the rplD gene encoding 50S ribosomal protein L4, whose amino-acid sequence MANFDVLKVDGSKSSSIELNDSVFGIEPNQHVLFEAINLQRASLRQGTHAVKNRSAVRGGGRKPWKQKGTGRARQGTIRAPQWRGGGIVFGPTPRSYSYKMPKKMRRLALRSALSAKVSDNELSVLEAFNFDAPKTKEFKNVMSNLELPKKVLFIVDTVESNVELSARNIPGVKVIDAQSLNVLDIVNSNKVVITKAAVEKVEEVLG is encoded by the coding sequence ATGGCTAATTTTGATGTATTAAAAGTAGATGGTTCAAAATCAAGCTCTATCGAATTAAATGATAGCGTATTTGGCATCGAACCAAACCAACACGTATTATTCGAAGCAATCAACTTACAACGTGCTTCATTACGCCAAGGTACTCACGCTGTTAAGAACCGTTCAGCAGTTCGTGGTGGTGGACGTAAACCTTGGAAACAAAAAGGTACAGGTCGTGCTCGTCAAGGTACAATCCGTGCGCCACAATGGCGTGGTGGTGGTATCGTGTTCGGACCAACTCCAAGAAGTTATTCTTACAAAATGCCTAAAAAAATGCGTCGTTTAGCATTACGTTCAGCATTATCAGCTAAAGTAAGTGATAACGAATTATCAGTATTAGAAGCATTCAATTTTGATGCTCCTAAAACTAAAGAATTTAAAAATGTAATGAGCAATTTAGAACTTCCTAAAAAAGTATTATTCATCGTTGATACAGTTGAAAGCAACGTTGAATTATCAGCTCGTAACATTCCAGGTGTTAAAGTTATTGACGCACAAAGTTTAAACGTTTTAGATATCGTTAACAGTAACAAAGTCGTAATAACAAAAGCAGCAGTGGAAAAAGTAGAGGAGGTGCTCGGATAA
- the rplW gene encoding 50S ribosomal protein L23 has product MEARDVIKRPVITEKSSADMALDKYTFDVDTRANKTQVKIAIEEIFDVKVDTVNIMNVKAKAKRVGRYNGFTNKRRKAIVTLKEGSSIDLFN; this is encoded by the coding sequence ATGGAAGCAAGAGATGTTATTAAGCGCCCCGTAATCACAGAGAAATCTTCAGCAGATATGGCTTTGGATAAATACACATTTGATGTAGATACACGTGCGAACAAAACACAAGTTAAAATCGCAATCGAAGAAATTTTCGATGTAAAAGTAGACACAGTAAACATCATGAACGTTAAAGCGAAAGCTAAACGTGTTGGTCGTTACAATGGATTTACTAACAAACGTCGTAAAGCAATCGTAACTCTAAAAGAAGGTTCATCAATCGACCTTTTCAACTAA
- the rplB gene encoding 50S ribosomal protein L2 — MALKKYKPITNGRRNMTSSDFAEITSTTPEKSLLQPLPRKAGRNNQGKLTVRHRGGGHKRQYRVIDFKRNKDGIPAKVSTVEYDPNRSANIALVVYADGEKKYILAPKGLKVGQQIFNGPEADIKVGNALPLTDIPVGTTIHNIELKPGKGGQLVRSAGTSAQVLGKEGKYVLVRLKSGEVRMILSTCRATIGQVGNEQHELITIGKAGRSRWMGKRPTVRGSVMNPNDHPHGGGEGRTPIGLKSPMSPWGKPTLGKKTRKQNQRSSKFIVRGRKKK, encoded by the coding sequence ATGGCTCTTAAAAAGTATAAGCCAATTACAAATGGTCGTCGTAATATGACATCTTCAGATTTCGCTGAGATTACTTCAACGACTCCTGAAAAGTCACTATTACAACCGCTTCCGAGAAAAGCGGGACGTAATAACCAAGGTAAATTGACAGTTCGTCACAGAGGTGGCGGTCATAAACGTCAATACCGTGTAATTGATTTCAAACGTAACAAAGATGGAATTCCAGCTAAAGTATCAACAGTAGAATATGATCCAAACCGTTCAGCTAACATTGCATTAGTTGTATACGCAGATGGTGAAAAGAAATATATTCTTGCTCCTAAAGGTTTAAAAGTAGGACAACAAATTTTCAACGGTCCAGAAGCAGATATCAAAGTTGGTAACGCATTACCATTAACTGATATCCCAGTTGGTACTACAATTCACAATATCGAATTAAAACCAGGTAAAGGTGGACAATTAGTCCGTTCTGCTGGTACAAGTGCTCAAGTACTTGGTAAAGAAGGTAAATACGTACTAGTTCGTCTTAAATCAGGTGAAGTTCGTATGATCTTATCTACTTGTCGTGCAACAATCGGTCAAGTTGGTAATGAACAACACGAATTAATCACAATTGGTAAAGCCGGTCGTTCTAGATGGATGGGTAAACGTCCTACAGTTCGTGGTTCTGTAATGAACCCTAACGATCACCCACACGGTGGTGGTGAAGGTCGTACACCAATCGGTCTTAAATCACCAATGTCTCCATGGGGCAAACCAACACTTGGTAAGAAAACTCGTAAACAAAACCAACGTTCATCTAAATTTATTGTTCGTGGTCGTAAGAAAAAATAA
- the rpsS gene encoding 30S ribosomal protein S19 produces the protein MARSLKKGPFVDDHLMKKVEAQNESEKKSVIKTWSRRSTVFPNFIGHTIAVYDGRKHVPVFITEDMVGHKLGEFAPTRTYKGHAADDKKTKR, from the coding sequence ATGGCTCGTAGTCTTAAAAAAGGACCTTTCGTTGATGATCATTTAATGAAAAAAGTTGAAGCTCAAAACGAAAGTGAAAAAAAATCAGTTATTAAAACATGGTCTCGTCGTTCAACAGTATTTCCTAACTTCATAGGTCATACAATAGCAGTTTATGACGGTCGTAAACATGTTCCAGTTTTCATTACTGAAGATATGGTTGGACATAAATTAGGAGAGTTTGCACCTACACGTACTTATAAAGGTCATGCTGCAGACGACAAAAAGACTAAACGCTAA
- the rplV gene encoding 50S ribosomal protein L22: protein MEAKAVARTIRIAPRKVRLVLDLIRGKEVAEAIAILKLTNKSTSPVVEKLLNSALANAEHNYDLNPDTLVVKEAYANEGPTLKRFRPRAQGRASAINKRTSHITIVVGEKEVKEA from the coding sequence ATGGAAGCAAAAGCGGTTGCTAGAACAATAAGAATCGCACCTCGTAAAGTGAGATTAGTTTTAGATCTTATTAGAGGTAAAGAAGTGGCAGAAGCAATTGCCATTTTGAAATTAACTAACAAATCAACATCACCAGTAGTTGAAAAATTACTAAACTCAGCGTTAGCAAATGCTGAACATAATTATGATTTAAATCCTGACACTTTAGTTGTAAAAGAAGCTTACGCTAATGAAGGACCTACATTAAAACGTTTCCGTCCACGTGCACAAGGTCGTGCAAGTGCGATTAACAAACGTACTAGTCATATTACAATCGTAGTTGGCGAAAAAGAAGTTAAAGAAGCATAA
- the rpsC gene encoding 30S ribosomal protein S3, giving the protein MGQKINPIGLRVGVIRDWEAKWYAGKDFATLLHEDLKVRKYIAEALKEASVSSVEIERAANRINIAIHTGKPGMVIGKGGSEIEKLRNKLNALTNKKVHINVIEIKKVDLDATLVANNIARQLENRVSFRRAQKQAIQRAMKLGAKGIKTQVSGRLGGADIARAEQYSEGTVPLHTLRADIDYAHEEADTTYGKLGVKVWIYRGEVLPTKKSSEGGK; this is encoded by the coding sequence GTGGGTCAAAAAATTAATCCAATCGGACTTCGTGTCGGTGTAATTCGTGACTGGGAAGCAAAATGGTATGCAGGTAAAGACTTCGCAACACTTTTACACGAAGACTTAAAAGTTCGTAAATATATCGCAGAAGCATTAAAAGAAGCTTCAGTTTCAAGTGTTGAAATTGAACGTGCAGCAAACCGTATCAATATCGCAATCCACACTGGTAAGCCAGGTATGGTTATTGGTAAAGGCGGTTCAGAAATTGAAAAATTACGTAACAAATTAAATGCATTGACTAACAAAAAAGTACACATTAATGTAATTGAAATCAAAAAAGTAGATTTAGATGCTACATTGGTTGCAAATAACATTGCTCGTCAATTAGAAAACCGTGTATCATTCCGTCGTGCTCAAAAACAAGCTATCCAACGTGCAATGAAATTGGGAGCTAAAGGTATCAAAACACAAGTATCTGGTCGTTTAGGTGGCGCAGATATCGCTCGTGCAGAACAATATTCAGAAGGAACTGTTCCACTTCATACACTACGTGCTGACATCGATTATGCACATGAAGAAGCCGACACTACTTACGGTAAATTAGGTGTAAAAGTATGGATCTACCGTGGAGAAGTTCTTCCTACAAAGAAGTCTAGTGAAGGAGGAAAATAA
- the rplP gene encoding 50S ribosomal protein L16 produces MLLPKRVKFRRQHRPKTTGRSKGGNEVTFGEYGLQAQTAAWITSRQIESARIAMTRYMKRGGKVWIKIFPHTPYTKKPLEVRMGSGKGAVEGWVAVVKPGRILFEVAGVQEEVAREALRLAAHKLPVKSKFVKREELGGDTNES; encoded by the coding sequence ATGTTATTACCAAAGCGTGTTAAATTCCGTCGCCAACATCGTCCTAAAACAACTGGTCGTTCAAAAGGCGGAAATGAAGTAACATTTGGTGAGTATGGTTTACAAGCGCAAACAGCAGCTTGGATTACTTCTCGTCAAATCGAATCAGCTCGTATCGCAATGACACGTTATATGAAACGTGGCGGAAAAGTATGGATCAAAATATTCCCACATACACCATATACTAAAAAACCTTTAGAAGTACGTATGGGTTCAGGTAAAGGTGCAGTTGAAGGTTGGGTAGCAGTAGTTAAACCAGGACGTATCTTGTTCGAAGTAGCAGGTGTTCAAGAAGAAGTAGCACGTGAAGCATTACGTCTTGCTGCACACAAACTTCCAGTTAAATCTAAGTTTGTAAAACGTGAAGAATTGGGTGGTGACACAAATGAAAGCTAA
- the rpmC gene encoding 50S ribosomal protein L29 produces the protein MKAKDIRNLTTTEIETEIKEAKEQLFNLRFQLATGQLEETANIRKVKKTIARLKTIIREREIEEEKAADNK, from the coding sequence ATGAAAGCTAAGGATATCAGAAATTTAACCACTACTGAAATTGAAACAGAGATAAAAGAAGCTAAAGAACAATTATTCAACTTACGCTTTCAGTTAGCAACTGGTCAACTTGAAGAGACTGCTAACATTCGAAAAGTTAAAAAAACGATTGCACGTTTGAAAACAATCATTCGTGAAAGAGAAATCGAAGAAGAGAAAGCAGCAGATAATAAATAA
- the rpsQ gene encoding 30S ribosomal protein S17, with protein sequence MSERNDRKVYVGKVVSDKMDKTITVVVETYKTHKLYGKRVKYSKKYKTHDENNSAKMGDIVKIAETRPLSSTKRFRLVEIVEESVII encoded by the coding sequence GTGAGCGAAAGAAATGACCGCAAAGTTTACGTTGGTAAAGTAGTTTCAGACAAAATGGATAAAACTATTACAGTAGTTGTAGAAACTTACAAAACTCATAAATTATATGGTAAACGCGTAAAATATTCAAAAAAATATAAAACGCATGATGAAAACAATTCAGCAAAAATGGGCGATATCGTTAAGATTGCAGAAACACGTCCTTTATCATCAACTAAGCGTTTCCGTCTAGTTGAAATCGTTGAAGAATCAGTAATTATTTAA